From the genome of Malus domestica chromosome 04, GDT2T_hap1, one region includes:
- the LOC114824434 gene encoding uncharacterized protein, with translation MVKGGKVSSKRKIKTRVPSKYQGSDDSDEDYVISGEENEVSEDLEEDYCSSLDGDASEESFGSFVDEEEEEEDEVKKVRKKTRSRAKRDADGFIVDEEEEEEEDEEEVKPVRKGIRSKVQNGFSGRPKNGVKPSRKRRKITYREVEDQDYNDEDDDDDEEFTPDEDEFSDVEEKPVVKKKKADGKVGKRCLKKKGRPVRGVKRRKPLASKKPLRKKGRTSQASRRKARSDDDIESDSDFMDSIVPVRVTNEKKTVRKRRRMSIPSDSDFVSSGASDYDYTISEEEREQVREAKELCERLETNLRSSSVPASIQEDTPVQQPRNPPRRKGKEKIEQVKVEVVKQVCGICLSEEDKRRVRGTLDCCTHYFCFACIMEWGKVESRCPLCKQRFKTISKPARCTTGIDLREVVIQVSERDQVYQPTEEELRSYLDPYENVICTECHEGGEDGLMLLCDLCDSPAHTFCVGLGREVPEGNWYCEGCRPVAMGSSSSQAQGRLSDQRTTNNILSNRPSPTVHFDEGIDLNVVSSPRPQFTQGLPPRFPVGGFQAPSPVSGAGAPTLSGRRLIQRYIQQLLNSNRTSYMASINERNSSDNLSNDFSHSQAAQTREMTVQHTRTDEMEASYHTFFEERLQNNPLALVPDNLSTDFLNTSASTPQRRQAIEDPTTTSADRSQNGALWPVLTGMNSVPNSGQFHHFSGRPNISGSDAGVSPNTATEQGVFQLAKEQLKVMVRNHLDNLSRDVDLDKDTFKDIARRSMHTVLAACGRDHRSCEVVPVPPPSTCAHIELTVGGMTSLMRGHCPSCFESFVGEVVKRIFDTKLPQWLSLRL, from the exons ATGGTAAAGGGAGGGAAGGTTAGTTCCAAGCGAAAAATCAAGACAAGGGTTCCGTCAAAGTATCAGGGTTCCGATGATTCGGATGAGGATTATGTGATTTCGGGTGAAGAAAATGAAGTTTCTGAGGATTTAGAGGAGGATTACTGTTCTTCTTTGGATGGAGATGCGTCGGAAGAGAGCTTTGGGAGTTTTGtggatgaggaggaggaagaggaggacgaAGTGAAAAAGGTGAGGAAGAAAACTCGATCAAGAGCGAAAAGGGATGCTGATGGTTTTATTgtggatgaggaggaggaggaggaagaagatgaagaggaagTGAAACCGGTTAGGAAGGGAATTAGGTCAAAGGTCCAAAATGGTTTTTCTGGCCGGCCGAAAAATGGGGTTAAACCGTCAAGaaagaggagaaagattacaTATCGTGAGGTGGAGGATCAGGATTATAacgatgaagatgatgatgacgatgaggaatTCACACCAGATGAAGATGAATTTTCTGACGTGGAAGAAAAACCAGTggtgaaaaagaagaaagctGATGGGAAAGTGGGCAAGCGGTGCTTGAAGAAAAAGGGTCGTCCTGTAAGAGGTGTAAAAAGGAGAAAACCTTTGGCTTCAAAGAAGCCTTTGAGAAAGAAAGGTAGAACAAGTCAGGCATCGAGGAGGAAAGCAAGAAGTGACGATGATATTGAAAGTGATAGCGATTTCATGGATAGTATTGTGCCCGTGAGAGTAACGAATGAGAAAAAAACGGTTAGGAAAAGGAGGAGAATGTCTATACCGTCAGATTCAGATTTTGTGTCTTCTGGAGCATCTGATTATGACTACACCATCTccgaggaagagagagagcaagTACGAGAAGCCAAGGAGTTGTGTGAAAGATTGGAAACTAATTTGCGAAGTTCATCAGTGCCTGCTAGCATTCAGGAGGATACACCTGTACAACAGCCAAGAAACCCTCCTAGAAGGAAGGGCAAAGAGAAGATTGAGCAAGTGAAGGTTGAGGTTGTAAAGCAGGTCTGTGGCATTTGTCTCTCCGAGGAAGATAAAAGAAGAGTGAGGGGAACACTAGATTGTTGCActcattatttttgttttgcctGCATCATGGAATGGGGAAAAGTGGAATCTCGTTGCCCTTTGTGCAAGCAGAGATTTAAGACAATTAGTAAGCCTGCAAGATGTACGACAGGAATTGATTTGAGAGAAGTGGTGATACAGGTCTCTGAGCGTGATCAG GTATATCAGCCGACAGAAGAAGAACTCAGGAGTTATCTTGACCCTTACGAGAATGTGATATGTACAGAATGCCACGAAGGAGGGGAAGATGGCCTCATGTTACTGTGTGATCTATGTGATTCACCTGCTCACACCTTTTGTGTTGGTCTTGGCCGAGAAGTACCTGAAGGTAATTGGTACTGTGAGGGTTGTAGACCTGTGGCTATGGGATCCTCAAGTTCACAGGCTCAGGGTCGGTTGTCTGATCAAAGAACTACAAACAACATTTTGTCGAATAGACCATCACCTACTGTACATTTTGACGAAGGAATAGACCTTAATGTGGTGTCCTCACCTCGTCCACAATTTACTCAAGGATTACCCCCTCGATTTCCTGTTGGAGGCTTTCAAGCACCTTCCCCGGTATCTGGGGCAGGAGCACCAACTCTATCAGGGAGACGCTTAATACAGCGTTATATTCAACAACTCCTTAATTCTAATAGGACGAGTTATATGGCCAGTATAAATGAGAGGAACTCATCTGATAATTTGAGTAATGATTTCTCTCACTCTCAAGCTGCTCAGACGAGGGAGATGACAGTCCAACATACCAGGACAGACGAGATGGAGGCATCTTACCACACATTCTTTGAGGAGAGATTACAAAACAATCCTTTAGCACTAGTGCCAGATAACTTGAGTACTGATTTCTTAAATACATCAGCATCAACCCCTCAGAGAAGGCAAGCAATCGAGGATCCAACTACAACATCTGCTGATAGATCTCAAAATGGAGCATTATGGCCTGTACTTACCGGAATGAATTCAGTACCAAATTCCGGACAATTCCATCACTTCAGCGGTAGACCAAATATTAGTGGATCTGATGCTGGTGTGTCCCCTAATACTGCTACGGAACAGGGCGTTTTTCAGCTAGCAAAGGAACAACTGAAAGTGATGGTCAGAAACCACTTGGATAATTTGTCCCGAGACGTTGATCTAG ACAAAGACACTTTCAAGGACATTGCAAGGAGATCTATGCACACTGTCTTGGCTGCGTGCGGACGTGATCACAGAAGCTGTGAGGTAGTTCCCGTGCCTCCTCCCTCAACCTGCGCCCACATTGAATTAACGGTGGGTGGAATGACAAGTCTGATGAGAGGCCATTGTCCATCTTGTTTCGAATCTTTTGTAGGAGAAGTTGTAAAGAGGATCTTCGATACAAAACTCCCGCAGTGGTTGAGTTTACGTCTCTAG